A single window of Marinitoga hydrogenitolerans DSM 16785 DNA harbors:
- a CDS encoding ATP-binding cassette domain-containing protein, which translates to MLELKNISFKTGTRKILEDISYKFEDGKIYAVLGNNGVGKSTLARIIMGLNGYIGKHGGQIIFNGKDITNLNITERAKLRITMAWQEPVRYEGLGVREYLTLGKRINLSDSELIEILNLVGLNPFYLHRKVDKTLSGGERKRIELASLIILKPRFAIFDEPDSGIDMMSNIMIERIFKIITSTGGTVLSITHREEIAEIADEAFLICSGKIKAEGDPKKVSEVYKSTCDNCAHINVPVEFTEDEVKL; encoded by the coding sequence ATGCTCGAATTAAAAAACATAAGTTTTAAAACTGGTACAAGAAAGATACTTGAAGATATTTCTTATAAGTTCGAAGATGGTAAAATTTATGCCGTTTTAGGAAATAATGGTGTTGGAAAATCTACATTAGCAAGAATAATAATGGGATTGAATGGATATATTGGAAAACATGGTGGTCAAATAATTTTTAACGGTAAAGATATCACAAATCTTAATATAACAGAAAGAGCAAAACTTAGAATAACAATGGCCTGGCAAGAGCCTGTAAGATACGAAGGATTAGGGGTCAGAGAATATTTAACTTTAGGTAAGAGAATAAACTTAAGTGATTCTGAATTAATAGAAATATTGAATTTAGTAGGATTAAATCCCTTTTATTTACATAGAAAAGTAGATAAAACACTATCTGGTGGAGAAAGAAAAAGAATTGAATTGGCTTCACTAATTATTTTAAAGCCTAGATTCGCAATTTTTGACGAACCAGATTCTGGTATAGATATGATGTCAAATATTATGATTGAAAGGATATTTAAAATAATAACCTCAACTGGTGGAACTGTTTTAAGTATAACACATAGAGAAGAAATAGCTGAAATTGCTGATGAAGCTTTCCTTATTTGTTCTGGAAAAATAAAAGCTGAAGGTGATCCTAAAAAAGTTTCTGAAGTTTACAAATCTACATGTGATAACTGCGCTCATATAAATGTTCCAGTTGAATTCACAGAAGACGAGGTGAAATTATGA